A window of Xyrauchen texanus isolate HMW12.3.18 chromosome 10, RBS_HiC_50CHRs, whole genome shotgun sequence contains these coding sequences:
- the LOC127650713 gene encoding gap junction alpha-6 protein-like, with translation MSRADWGFLEHLLEEGQEYSTGIGRMWLTVLFLFRMLVLGTAVESTWDDEQSDFICNTKQPGCVSVCYDKAFPISHFRYFVLQVIFVSTPTIFYFGYVALRLKNEKSQEEKPEVGRRQRHGKNNDHKLDVIVEEDEEKEEKKVVKKGIVSGHLKLKGRLLCAYATSIALKVLLEVGFIVGLWFLYGFVIEAKYECQRFPCPHTVDCFVSRPTEKTIFTIYTQIIAAISVLLNVVELFHLLHLAVKHRLEKRYQAEEEINKLIWRTRSRTVPANAQIASSEERNNLFLPTVNDGNTVSGLNWDKRDPHLADNVLNCISNMKPTINIHKKHHKTDSKNKHSKPKHYV, from the coding sequence ATGTCCAGAGCTGATTGGGGTTTTCTGGAGCACCTGTTAGAGGAGGGCCAGGAGTACTCGACAGGGATTGGGCGCATGTGGCTAACCGTGCTCTTCCTTTTCCGCATGCTTGTGCTTGGCACAGCAGTCGAATCTACATGGGACGATGAACAGTCTGACTTTATCTGCAATACCAAACAGCCTGGCTGTGTTTCCGTTTGCTATGATAAGGCCTTCCCAATCTCTCACTTCCGTTACTTTGTTTTGCAAGTCATCTTTGTCTCAACACCAACCATTTTCTACTTTGGCTATGTGGCCCTGagattaaaaaatgaaaagagcCAAGAGGAGAAGCCAGAAGTTGGTAGAAGACAAAGACATGGAAAAAACAATGACCATAAGCTGGATGTAATAGTAGAGGAAGATGAGGAAAAGGAGGAGAAAAAAGTAGTGAAGAAAGGTATAGTTTCAGGACATCTAAAGCTCAAAGGGAGACTGCTGTGTGCTTATGCGACTAGCATAGCTCTAAAGGTTCTTCTAGAAGTTGGCTTCATTGTAGGTCTATGGTTCCTTTATGGATTTGTAATTGAGGCCAAGTATGAGTGCCAAAGGTTTCCCTGTCCTCATACGGTGGACTGTTTTGTCTCACGACCCacagaaaaaactatttttaccaTCTACACACAGATCATCGCTGCAATCTCTGTTCTCCTCAATGTTGTGGAGCTTTTCCATTTGCTTCATCTAGCGGTAAAACATCGATTAGAGAAGAGATATCAGGCTGAAGAAGAGATCAATAAACTTATTTGGAGGACTCGTTCTAGAACAGTACCAGCAAATGCTCAGATAGCATCATCTGAGGAGAGAAACAATCTCTTTCTCCCCACAGTAAATGATGGCAACACTGTATCAGGGTTAAACTGGGACAAGAGAGATCCTCATTTAGCAGATAATGTACTAAACTGCATAAGCAATATGAAACCTACCATAAATATCCACAAAAAACATCATAAGACTGACAGCAAAAACAAACACTCCAAACCAAAACATTATGTTTGA
- the LOC127650717 gene encoding small integral membrane protein 12 — translation MWPVIWTAMRTYAPYVTFPVAFVVGAVGYHLEWFIRGTPNAPGEQRGIAELREDRKLEDMTGRDGTQVLSLKDKLEFTPRAVLERNRPEKS, via the coding sequence ATGTGGCCTGTGATCTGGACTGCCATGCGCACCTATGCACCCTATGTGACCTTTCCAGTGGCCTTTGTTGTGGGTGCTGTTGGATATCACCTTGAGTGGTTTATCAGGGGCACTCCTAATGCCCCAGGAGAACAGCGAGGTATTGCAGAACTACGAGAGGATAGAAAATTAGAGGACATGACAGGTCGAGATGGCACACAGGTCCTCAGCCTAAAGGACAAGCTGGAATTCACCCCAAGGGCAGTGCTGGAGAGAAACAGACCAGAAAAGAGTTAA
- the LOC127650715 gene encoding peflin-like yields MSYQYGQGYRPGGSQHHPPPGAPNGSPYGGAPQGQYGGQAVPGAPYGSYGPPGPGGPPGAPYSGGQAPGGPYGGYGQPQGGPYFQQAPAGNIPPGVNPEAHQWFSSVDTDRSGYINQKELKQALINSNNSTFNDETCIMMLNMFDKTKTGRIDVFGFSALWTFLQQWRALFQQFDRDRSGSINSNEMHQALSQMGYNLSPQFIQQLVNRFSAPGGGNGVLQLDRFIQVCTQLQSMTQAFREKDTAMTGNVRLSYEDFLSGAVTRLM; encoded by the exons ATGAGTTATCAATACGGCCAG GGTTATCGACCAGGTGGTTCCCAACACCACCCTCCTCCAGGGGCGCCCAATGGTTCACCTTATGGAGGTGCCCCTCAAGGGCAGTATGGTGGACAAGCTGTACCTGGAGCTCCTTATGGCTCTTATGGTCCACCTGGTCCAGGAGGTCCCCCTGGAGCACCGTACAGTGGTGGTCAGGCTCCAGGTGGCCCTTACGGAGGTTATGGACAGCCCCAGGGAGGACCATATTTTCAGCAGGCTCCTGCAG GTAACATTCCTCCCGGGGTGAACCCAGAGGCTCATCAGTGGTTTTCATCTGTGGACACAGATCGAAGTGGCTACATTAACCAGAAGGAGTTGAAGCAAGCCCTCATCAATTCCAACAACTCTACCTTCAATGACGAAACCTGCATTATGATGCTCA ATATGTTTGACAAGACCAAAACTGGACGTATAGATGTATTTGGTTTCTCTGCTCTCTGGACATTTCTGCAGCAGTGGAGGGCACTGTTCCAACAGTTTGACCGGGACCGATCCGGTTCAATTAACAGCAATGAGATGCACCAGG CATTATCTCAGATGGGCTACAATCTGAGTCCTCAGTTCATTCAGCAGCTGGTGAATCGTTTCTCTGCTCCTGGTGGTGGGAATGGGGTTCTCCAACTGGACCGCTTCATTCAGGTGTGCACCCAGCTCCAGAGCATGACCCAAGCATTCCGTGAGAAAGACACCGCCATGACTGGAAATGTGCGGCTGAGTTATGAAGATTTTCTGTCTGGTGCCGTTACCAGACTGAtgtaa